A single window of Watersipora subatra chromosome 9, tzWatSuba1.1, whole genome shotgun sequence DNA harbors:
- the LOC137405068 gene encoding uncharacterized protein: protein MESGLPKLVFGEHGDGSWERFIEEMNLCIESAVERRGYVNDEDGNRVPIMRGRARLVPLLRAIGHSGREEALRAREMANSFDRFLRNEGRSTELKSEIKREVAKVSEFDSRAQYRSNDRDRSYDSAGRSSPRGSPRSSREYYECEEQGTSRYETRGREYNKDSDSRKYRDNSRERHVSRYRAGSRESSEGRVCYNCKRSGHEMRSCPSIKCFCCGQRGHVSRYCRDRREVGYDGRGSSRRSGGSRDNSYERYGSRDSSGERYRGRESPREIRGKFGRYRDNSMDRFEGEKYKERYQDGSKGRSVRFSGSRDKYEDDS, encoded by the exons ATGGAGAGTGGTcttccgaagctggtgttcggtgagcacggtgatgggtcgtgggagagatttatagaggagatgaatttatgtatagagAGTGCTGTCGAGAGGAGAGGTTATGTAAATGATGAAGATGGCAACAGAgtgcctattatgagaggtagagctaggttagtgccactattgagagctattgggcacagtggtagagaa gaggcattgagggctcgtgaaatggccaacagctttgatagatttttgagaaatgagggtagaagtaccgaGTTAAAGAGTGAGattaagagagaagtagcaaaggtatcagagtttgatagccgagcgcagtacaggagtaatgatagagatagaagttatgattcagcaggtagatcttcccctaggggtagccctaggagtagtagagagtattatgAATGTGAAGAGCAAGGTACTAGTAGATATGAGACAAGAGGcagggagtataacaaggacagtgacagtagaaagtatagagataatagcagggagaggcatgtctctagatatagagcagGCAGTAGAGAAAGCAGTGaaggtagagtatgctacaattgcaaacgtagtgggcatgagatgaggagttgtccctccattaaatgtttttgttgtggacagcgaggacatgtatcccgttattgtagggataggagagaagtAGGTTATGACGGGCGAGGTAGTAGtaggaggtcaggaggtagtcgagataatagctacgagcggtatggtagcagggacagtagtggggagaggtacaggggccgagaaagcccccgcgaAATTAGAGGCAAATTTGGCAGGTACagggacaacagtatggataggtttgagggggagaagtataaggagaggtaccaagatggtagtaagggcagaagtgttaggttctctggttctagggataagtatgaggatgacagttga